The Hydrogenobacter sp. T-2 region GAAAAATTTGATGAGTGTATGTCAAACAAACTCTTAACTGGTAGGTATTTAAAAGGATATATGAAATATACATCTGGAGGTGTGCTTGCGGAATACATAAAAAAGGAGATTTTATCCGCACAACATACTCAAGAGGAGGTAAAACAAAATATAAAAATTCTTGAAGAGCAAATCGCAAAATTAAAGAGCATTATTTACAACATAAATAGACTCACCTCGCTAAAGGAATTTATAGAAAAGATTATCAATGATATTGCATTAACGAGAGAGAATATAAACCTTTTGAGCAAAGAGCTGTTCTTATCCACAGACAAGGCTGACAATTTTAACAAAGATAATCTTCTTACCTTTTCTAAGTTATTTCTTAGGCTCAATAGATACTATGCATATTTGCCAGTAATATCTTTCTTTATAAAAAGGTCTTTCTTCTCCTATGCATCAGAAAAGGGAATAAAAGTATTAGGCCAAAGTGATGCTAAATATCTTTCCTGTAGGGATATTTATACAAGAAATATGAAAATTTACGAACAGCTTAATGAATTTTTAGAGTTTAAAGATAAACTTGAAGGACAAGAACAAGAAAAGGCAAAAATAACTTCTGAAATGGAAATACTAAATGCGGAGATAAATAAGTTATGTGTAGAGCTTGGGTTATCAGAGGATGAGTGTTTGAAAGAGGCGAAGAAACTTTTGTTAATAAGAACAAAGGAGTTAAATTATTGGAAATTGCAAGCTGACAAAGAATTTAAGGAGAAATTAATGAACGCTATAACAGAGATAGAAAAAGAAAGGCTATGGTCATACACAGACCAGATTCTTAAGATAAGTCCTATTATAGCTGTTACTGCTCTATCCTCTCCAAAGATTGCACCGCCAAAGGTGGATTTGTTTGATACCGCAATTGTGGATGAAGGTGGTCAGACGCTTTTTGTTTACACCCTTCCTGTTTATCTGCGCGCAAAAAAGTTCGTAATAGTGGGAGACAAACACCAGCTTGGTCCTGTTATATCTTATGGTGGCAATAAAATTGACAAAATTTGTAGTGGTTTACCTACTCATCTGCATTTTACCAAATCCGCTACAGATACAGTAGAATACATAGACGATACAAAAGACGAAGAGAGAAGACTTAGAGAGCATTTTAGGTGTCATAGGGACATTATAGAATTTTGTGATGTATTGTGTGAATATAATTTGGATATTAAAACAAGAACTGAGACTTATGGGTTTATTGAAAGCCTACCAGAGGAACTAAAGCACTTTTTTGAAAAGGCTGTTACATTTGTAAATGTTGAAGGAAATGAAGAAAAAGATACTTTTGGAAGCAAGAAAAATAGGAAAGAAGCAGAATTTATCGTTAGCTTATTAAGAAAACTTAAAGATTACATACCAGCATCTGACTTAGGTATCATAACTCCTTACAGAGCTCAAAGTGAATATATAAGAACTATGCTAAGGGATTTTAATAATAAACCTCAAATTGGAACAGTTCATGTTCTTCAAGGAGATGAACGAGATATAGTTATCATTAGTGCCGTTTGCACTAGCGGAAAAACTCTTGAAACAAGCAGACTTCTAAACAACAAAAACCTCATTAACGTAGCGGTATCAAGAGCAAGAAAACATCTTATACTTGTTGGTAAGAGGAGTGCTTTTGAAGAAATAAGAAGGGAAGACTCTCCAATAGCTATGCTATATAGATATGTGTTGGATAGAGGTAAGTTAATAGATTGATATGGCTTTTTATCTAACATGCTATCTACCTAAACCTTACTCCACCCTCAACGCCCACTTTCTAAAAGCCTTCCCTTTACGAACTCCAAAACTTTCTTCTTTATGCCTTCTGCATCTATGCCCACCAAGTTTCTAAGCAGGTTTTGGTTTCCATGCTCTATGAACCTGTCGGGAATGCCTAAGGTGAGAACCCTCTTGGTGTAGCCCCTCTTTGCCAACCACTCAAGCACTCCAGAGCCAAAGCCTCCCATAAGCACGTTGTCCTCCACCGTTATAAAGAAGTCATAGGTGTTTGCCAACCTTTCCAAAAGCTCCTCATCCATAGGCTTTACAAACCTTGCGTTTACCACCGCAAAGTCAATACCCTCTCTTAGAAGCTCCTCCGAAGCCTTGAGAGCTTGATAAACCGTATAGCCCACTCCCAATATCACACCATCCTTACCCTCTTTTAGAAGCTCCCAACTTCCCACCTTTATGAGATGAAAACCCTCCGTAGGCACGCCGTAGGCTGGACCTCTTGGATACCTTATGGCAAAGGGTCCATTGTGGTGCAGGGCGGTATATAGTAGGTCTCTTAGCTCTTGCTCATCCTTTGGTGCGGACACCACCATATTAGGAATGCACCTAAGGTATGAAAGGTCAAAAACTCCGTGATGTGTTGGTCCATCATCACCCACAAGACCGCCCCTGTCTATGGCAAAAACCACATGCAAGTTTTGAAGTGCTATGTCGTGTATAACTTGGTCGTATGCCCTTTGGAGAAAGGTAGAATAGTAGCAAGCTACAGGTTTGAGACCTCCTGCCGCAAGACCACCCGCAAAGGTGCAGGCATGCTGTTCCGCAATACCCACATCAAAAAACCTTTCGGGAAACCTTTGGCTAAACTCCACAAGACCAGAGCCTTCCTTCATGGCAGGTGTTATCACCACTATGTTCGGGTCTTGTTCCGCCAGCTCCACTATGGCTTTTCCAAAGACGGAAGTCCAGTTGGGTGGTGAAGGCTTTTTGATAAACTCGCCAGACTCTCTTTTGTAGGGTGCAACACCGTGCCAAGTAACTGGGTCGTTTTCTGCTGGCTTGTAGCCTTTGCCTTTTTTGGTATACACGTGCAAGAGGACGGGTCCTTCTATATGCTTTATGTTCTCAAGGGTTCTCTCTAGGGCAGGTAGGTCATGTCCGTTTACTGGACCTATATAGTTAAAGCCAAGCTCCTCAAAGAGGACTCCAGGAGATAAAAGACCCTTTAGAAACTCCTCTGTAAGCTTCATCACTCTAAGTGCAGGACTTCCCAAATGCTCAAGAAGATGCTTTACCTTCTGTCTTGTCTCCTGCACGAAGTGTCCGCTTAGTATTTTGCTAAGGTATGTGGATATGGCACCTACGTTAGGAGAGATGGACATTTCGTTGTCGTTGAGGATAACTATAAACCTGTTGGGTCTTAGATGTCCTGCGTTGTTTAGTGCTTCAAAAGCCATGCCTGCGGTCATTGCACCATCACCGATCACCGCCACCACATAACGGTCTTGCTCACCCAAGAGGTCAAAGGCTTTCCTAAAGCCAAGCGCAGCGGATATGGAAGTGGAGCTATGCCCTGCACCAAAGGCGTCAAAGGGACTTTCTTCCCTTCTTAGAAAACCCGATATGCCTCCGTATTGCCTAAGGGTTGGGAAAAGCTCCTTTCTGTCTGTGAGTATCTTCCAGGGATATGCCTGATGCCCTATGTCCCAGATTATAACATCCTTGGGTGGTTCAAAGACCCTTAAAAGTGCTATGGTTAACTCTACAGCACCAAGCCCCGGTGCCACATGACCTCCATTTTTTGCGGTAACCTCTATAAGATAGTCTCTTACCTCTTCCGCAAGCCTTTCAAGCTCTTTATAGTCATACCTCTTTAGGTCTATAGGACCGCCGTATTCCCTTAAAAGTTCATACCTTTCTAACATGACTATAAAGCTATGCTTATTTTCTTACCTTTCAATATGCCTTATGAGAAAAATACCAACCTAAGCATCCATCCTGTAAAGAACTGGAAAAGGGTAAGTAATAACCCCAACAGAGGAAGCAAAGCTAACTTCTTGCCAGCGGTTTCTCCCTTAAACCAAAAGACCACAAAGGTTAGCACAGAAAGGACAAGCAGAAATACCCCGTTCCACTTGTGAGGAAATCCCCATATAAAAGGCGTTTTTGCCTGCACCCAATCAATAGAAGAAACACGAAAGCCAAATACCACCGACAGTAGGGCAAAGACTATAAGGGCTACGTTCAAGTAGAGTGCATACTTTATCATACCTCTTAACTTTAGCAAACTAACTATGTAGAGGGCAAACACACCAAGGGCTAATAATACCGTGGGATACGCAAAGAGAGGATGCAAAACCATCAAACTACCTCCAGCTTTTTGTCCAATTCTATTATACTCCTGTAAAGGTCATTAAGTATGTCCGCATAGTCCTCTTTACCCTCCTCCACCTTGTCCATAAGCTCTTCAAGCCTTCTGGTAAACTCTTCCTTAAGAAACTCGTGCACCTCCTCCCTGCTCTGCAGGTAGCTGTATACCTCCTTTCCGAGTTTTGTAGGAATGAGAAAGCCCTTGTTTTCTATCACATAGCCCCTCTCTATGAGTTTTTCCACTATGCTTGCGTAAGTGGAAGGTCTGCCTATGCCCCTTCTTTTCATCTCCTGCACCAGCTCTCCATGAGTGTATAGATAAGCCTTTGGCTGTGAAAGGAGCCTTTTCCTTTCAGAGACATCCACAGAGCCTAATATGGGTTTGTAAACCTCTAAGGGTATTAACCTGTTCCAGCCATCTTCAAGCACTTCAACAGGCACTTCAATTTCCTTTTCCCTTCCATCTGCAAGGATGTGGAGCTTATAAACTCTTAACTTTACTGGTTTCATCTGGCTTGCCATAAACTGCCTAAAGATAAGCTCATAAAGCAGTATGTGTTCTTTGGATAGACCTTCCGCTTGACCGCTTAGAAATAGAGCTCTTAACTCCTCTGGGTCTATGCCCTTTGTGGGTCTTATACATTCATGAGCCCCACCCTCTCCCCATACCCTTGCATGGAAGTATTCCTCTCCAAATTCTTCACTTATATACTCCTTAGCCAAGCCTATACCGTAGTCAGACACCCTTGTGGAGTCCGTCCTGTGGTAGGTTATGTATCCCAGCTCAAAAAGGGTTTGAGCAAGGCTCATAGTCTTTGGCAGAGACCACCTGTAGACATCGCTGGCAGACTTGAGCATGGTGTCTGTGCTAAAAGGTGGTGGTGGATTTTTGAGTTCTTGTCTTTCTTCTATTAACTCAACCCTTATCTGCGAAAGCATGGAATAAAAGGTATGTGCCTCTTCCTTGCTTTCAAAACTCCAATCCACTCTTAGCCTTCCTCCATCGTCCAATGGAACCACGATCTTGTAAACCTTCTGCCTATATTCCCTCTCTCTCTGTATTATCCAGCCAAGGACTGGAGTTTGAACCCTTCCAGCTGAAAGCCATTGCTTTCCAAAGGCTTTTTGCAGGAGCTTAGAAAACTCAAAGCCTACCCATCTGTCCGCCACCCTTCTAAGTATTTGTGCCTTTACGAGGTTAAGGTCAAAATCCCTACTTTCCCTTATGGCTTTCCTAATAGCCTTTTTCGTAACTTCGTGAAACTCCATCCTCCTTATGTTAGAATTATACGCCCTTAGCAATAATGCGATATCCCATCCTATCTTCTCACCCTCTGTGTCTGGGTCTGTGGCTATTAGAACCTCTTGAGCCTCCATTGCCATACGCCTTAGGCTTTCAATTATCCTCTCTTTACCTTCAATAGCTTCATACACAGGCACAGGCTTCCCATCCATATAAACGCCATGAAAACCTTCTTCCTTGTTTAGGTCAAGCACATGCCCAAGGCTTGCGGTTATCATTATGTATCTATCCTCTGCAGAGGTCTCCATAAGCTCGTGGTCTCCCACACGCCTTTTTACTGCTTTACCAAAGAAGTTAGCAATAGTCTTTGCCTTATTGGGAGACTCCACCACTATAAGCACAGGTTTTAAAAGCTCCTTACTCTCTGGCTTTTCCTCACCCGCAAGAAACTTTCTTATCTTCTCTCTGTCTGTGTCCACCTCTTTTATAAGACCTTTGACCTCCTCTTCTCTAAAAGCCTTAAACTCTATCTCCTCGTTGAACCATTTTACCTTCCTTATAAGATGCCTAAAAGCCCTCTTGTCATCCACGAGCACAAGGCTTATGCCCTTGCTTATGCCACCTGCAAACATACGGGAAGTCCTTCCACTTGCCTGCAGATAGCCCGTGGCGTCAGAAACTATTATCTGGTAGCCTTCTTCTGTCTTCCTTAGGGTTATCTCCTCCGAGGCTTGGATTAGCTCAAGCACCTCTTCTTCCAAAAGAAAGCCACTCACATCCTCTCTAAGTTTGTCTATCTTCTCCACAAGCTCAGGCTTATCCTTTAGAAAGTCTTCACTAAGATACTGATACCTCCTTAGGCTTTCAAGCCACTTGTCCACTTCCTTAAGTCTGTTAGGCATTCTTTTGGCTATAAGCCCCCGTAAGGACATAAGAGCCCAAAGGATATGAGAGAGGTTTTTCTCAAACTTTAGAGATATCACTATCTTTGGAACGCCATAAAAGAGTGCATACCTTATCACGTGAGGCAAGTCTATACCCCTCGCAAGAGGATTTCTGTATGACGCTATACCCACCAAAAGGTCTATCTTACCCTCCTCGTAGTCCCTTAACACCTCTTCGTCCATCTTTTCGTAAGAAACCGCCCTTATACCCCTTTCTTGCAGGTATGACACAAGCTCATCCACAAACTCCTTCTTTCTATCTGAAGATACAAAGAGCAATCCACCCTTTCCCAGAAGTCTTATCCATTCTTCTATAGGCTTTGTCTCAATGTCCTCATATAGGTCTACCACGTTTCTTAGGTAAAAGGTAGGAGTTCCCACTTCAAAACCAAGGAGTTCCCTAAAGAGTTTTATCCTGTTTGAGCGAGGATTGGAAGTGGCAGAGGAAACCACAAGCACACCCCTTCTTTTCTTTGAAAGCTCCTTCACCTTTTCTGAAAGCTCTTTTATACCCTCCCAGTCCTCCTCCTTTTTATTTCTAACCCCCTTTAGCCTTATAAGTTTCATGGCAAGGTCAATATCCTCCTGCTCAAAGCCCAAGAGGAAAAGAAGCTTGTCTATGTTTTTGGCTGTCTTAAGAAAGGAATCCACATCATCCACAAAAATAAAGTCAAAACCCTTTGGAATTGTTTCATGGTTTTTGTAAAGAAACATAGAAGTGCTTACAAGCACCTTAAAGTCCCCTTCCAGAAGCCTTTTCTTTCTAAGTTCCTTTTGTTTTTTGCTTTCCTCAGAAAAGTATAGGATATCCTCCTCCTTTAGACCAAAGTTGAGAAGCCTTTGGACCACCTGCTCCACCAAGAGCTTTGTGGGAAGTATCACATAAGACCCTTTACCCTTCTTTGCAAAATAGCTTGCCATAGAAAGACCAAAGGAAGTTTTACCAACACCAGTAGGTGCCAAAAGCCCAAAGGAGTTTCCAAGAAAAACCCTCTTTGCCCAGCTAACCTGCAAACTCCAAGGCTTTGACCTCAAAAAACTTTCAAAATGAGCTTCCCAAGAACTTAGCTCTTCCTCCACGTGGCAAAGCCTTTTGAGCTCCCCCTCTCTTACAAGACTATCACAAAGCTCTCCATAGCTTGGCATACACTTCTCACAAGGAAGCCCAAGCTCAAGCCTCTCTGCACTTATATCTCCTCCACAGTTAGGACAAAGGTTTTTAAAACTGCTGGCTATCATTTTTAAACCCTAAATGTTCGTCCAACAACCTATAAATCCTTTCTACCTCATTCTTGACTAACTCTTGAGGTAATAGTCTTCCATATTTGTCAAACCACTTGTAATATTGAGTGTTTATTATATTCCATCCTGCTCTCATTAACTGTTCCATTCTTTCTATGTGTTGTCCGTTATATTCCCTCGGATTATCTTCCCTAAAGTGGTATATACCGTCCACTTCAACTGCAACAAACTTATGGTTATTTTCATTATAAAGAACAAAATCCAGTCTTCTTCCACAGGATTCTACTTGATTGTATATCTTGACCCCGTTTCTCCTATCTGCGTAAGCTTTAAGTTGGTAATAAACCATCCTTTCAAACTCAGATTCAAATCGCTTTTCATCAAACTTCCATAAGTCTCTTATACTGGACTGAATATGATAATCCTTTTGTCCTACAGAGATATTATCAAGGTTATAGCCGAAATGACTAAGATACCTACGCGTTAGAGAAAAATTCATAGGGATATCGCTATACACAAAAAAAGTAAAGTATTTTGCCCTACTTACCATAACATTAAACCTATTAGGATTTTCGTAATGTTGTTTTGCCGCAGATTCTCCAGCACTAAGAGTTATAATAGCAACATCAAATTCATGACCTTGTGCCTCCTCCGGAGTTCCCAAAAACACATTATCGAAGTCCAACCCTCTTGCATCCATAATATTCCTTATAAATTCTATCTGATTCCTAATGGGAGATATAACACCTATGGAAAACTTTTCTTTTTCTCTAAAAATATGAGACAAATCCACATATCCGTATGCTTTAATTTTTCTCAGACTTTCTATTATAGAAACCACTTCCTCTGCTTCCTCAGGCACGTATCTTCCTACCTTATCTCTTTTTCCAGACACTCTTACTGGATACAAATTGTTTGGTAGCAAGTTTATCTTGTCAGGAGTTTTTGTCATTATTACAAGCTTGTCCTCATAAAAGGTTCTACTTACAAACTCCGCTAAGGCAGGTAGAGAACGAAAGTGTTCGTTAAGCGTAGTCTGTGGCACAGTTATGTATTTCTCTTCAGAGGTTATGAGGTCAAGTATGGAGGATTTAGTCACGGTTAAATTTCTATTCCTTCCTTCGCTGTAAGACATACCCCCTGGTCTATACCTATTCCAAGTAATCTCATCAAACCTCAAACTAAGGTTCAAAGGTAATCCAGTAGATATAAGGCTCAACTGTTTATGATCACCAACTACACACAGCTTTTTACACCTGTATATTACAGGCAGTATTTCTGGCAAGTTTACTTGGGAAGCCTCATCTATAACCACAAGGTCAAAAACCTCAGGCACCATAGGAAGTAGTTCGTTTATTTTCCTTGTCTCACATATCCATACGGGATATACTTCTAACAGTTTTTCAAACCTTATATTCTTTCTTAACTCCGCTATTTTATCTTTGTTAGTATAATAAAGAAGTCTATTAAACTTTTTTAACTCTTGGCTTATATCTTCCTTAAGCAATGATTCAAATAAGCGTATGTTATTTTTAGCCTTTATATATTCTTTATCTAACTCTTCTAATCTATGCTTAAGTTCCTTCAAGTTCTTTTTGGTTCTATTTATATCAAACCTATTCAAATTAGCGTAATGTTCCAGTATTTTTGCATATCTTTCGTATACCTCAATAGCCAAATCAAGAAATTCTGGAGTTCTGATATAATATCTGTAGAAATCTTTAGATAAAATGGGCTTGCCAAACTTATGTAGCAAACTCAAAGCAGAGTAATAAAATATAGCTTGACTTAATGGCAAAATATAGTCATCCTTAGTTAGATTTTTAAGATAAGACTTTATAGCTTTTAACACTCTTATATTCTCTCTTTTTATATCAACACCATCCTCTCGTATAGCATAATAATTGTTTTCAAAATACCTACGTAGATTTTCTAAATCTCGGCTCAGTTTAATGTATTCTACATTTAGATTAATAAGATATTCAACTCTTTCTTCAAGTTCCTTTATTTGCATGTAAACTCGGTCAATTTCTCTTTCTAAATCTTCTAAAACTTTCAAGGTTTGTTTTTGCTTGCTATTTAAATCGTTTCTTGGTAAACCTAATAACCTTCCAATCTCTTCTCTTAGCCTATTTCTTACTCCATCAGCTACATGAATGAAAGGCAAAAAACCCATTTCATTTCTAAGAAAAGGCTCAAGTTTTTCCGCAACAACTTTAACTGCTGGCTCCTTACTGGAAACTATTAAAACCTTTAGACCCTTTAATATCCCAAGCATAGCTATAGCAGTTATAGTGTAGGATTTCCCGGTTCCTGGTGGTCCTTGAATGTAAGATATTTTACTGGTTAGGGCTTTTAAAAGGGCTTCCTTCTGCTTGTGCGATAAAGTCAAGGGCAGATATTTCTCAATGTAGCTTTCTAAATCTCTCCATTGCTCTTCGTCAGGATATATTGATTCAACTTTTCTGTGGAAAAGCCCATGCATCAAAGTATTTATAAGTTCGTTTTGCACTCTACCTTTTTCTTTTAACTCCTCTTCTAAAAGCTTTATAGAGTTAAAAACCGATACCTCGTGAGGCACATCCAAAGCTAAGATATATAAAGCATTTACATCTAAAATGATCTGGGAGTTTAGTTTTTCTACTTGTTTTCGTTCCAAAAGCTCTGTGATAGTTTCTCTCTTTGTCTTAAACCTACTCTCAAGATTTAAAGAGGAATTAATTATCTCAAAACAACGTTCTGCCAACTCAGAAAATTTATAATCTTTTAAACCCTTTTCAAGAAGCTCTTCCAAACTATCTACCAATTTAGATAAAGTCTCATCTCTTAAAACACTTTGAACTACTTCTTCTACGTCAAAATCGTCATAATAACCTATTAAAGTTGATATTAGCTTGTAGTTTACAAAAATACTATCAGTTAGATTTAGCTTGTTTTCGTTTTCATCAATTTCAAGCTCCATCAATAGTAAAGGAGCACCTATAACTCTATTATCAACTTTTCCATATAAACAACCTATACCCAAAAATAAACCGTATCTATATACGCGCGTCGCTATATTAACCAATTGTCTTAAACTATCATCCATCAATATATAAGCGTTATCTTTTATTTCACCAATACTTATAGACTTTAGCACACCATATACTCTTTTTCTACCTCTACTCTTGTTTGTTATCAGAACTTTTTCTACATCGCTTGAAATACTTAATTCATGACTAATGTCCTTTATATACTTGACGTAGGCTATTACATCCTCAAAGTTAGCCAATTTACTCATTATTTATTATTTCCTCAAGAAGTTTAACAGGTTGGTTGAGTTTATTAATTACATTGTCTATTTGAGATTGCATCTCATCCATCTTTTGCATTACTGAATTTAACTCATTATGCATAAATTTAGCGAGTTGCACTAATTGTATCCCTTGATCATTTAAAGTTTTACGCAAACTATCTATGTGTGATTGTTGAAGTTCAATTGATTGCTTTGTATGAGCTAAATTCTTTTGGATTAAATTAATAATTTGTGCCAATTGTTCTTGGTTATCGTTTAAATTTTTCTTTAGCTCATCTATTCGCATCTGGTTTTCTCCGATTGATAATTTTATAGAATTTAGATGTTGTTGGACAAGGTTTACCATTTGCCATGTCTGTTCTTGTAGGCTCAGTAAATCTTTTATATAGTTTTCTAATTTCTTGCTTTTTTCATATGTAAAATAAAAACTTGCAAGGCTTACCATAGACAACAATCCAAGAACTATTAATATAAGACTGATAGTATCCATGACACCTCCTCTAGTCTTTATTTATTATAACGAAAACTACTCATCTTGTCTACCTTTTAGCACAATTTTTAAAGGTGAATACTTTATTTGAAGATGCTCTCTAAGTTTCTTTTCAAAAAACCTCAGGTAATCCTTTCTCCAAAGCTCTGGGTCGTTTGTGAATACCACAATGGTTGGTGGTCTTGTGCTCTCCTGAAAGGCGTAGTATATCTTTACTTCCTTTCCCTTCTTAGATGGTGGATGTTTTTCTCTTATGACCTTTTCTATTGCTCTGTTTACAAAGGAAGTTTTGTGTTGTATGTTGTAATCTTTCCAAACAAGCTCGCAAGCCCTAAGCAGGTCCTCCACTCCTTGCCCCTTAATAGCAGAAGTTAGCACAATGGGTGCAAAATCAAGAAAATACAGCTCCTTTCTTATATAACTTTCTATCTCCCTCTTGCTTGCTCTTACCAAGTCCACCTTGTTGCCCACTATTACGCATCCCTTGTGCCTTCTTTCTATAAGACCACCTATCTTCTTGTCTTGGTCGGTTATGCCTTCTGAGAGGTCAATCAAAAGGCAGGATATGTCCGAAAGCTCTATGGCTTTTATGGACCTACCTACAGAGAAAAACTCTACGCCGTATTCAACCTTGCTCCTTCTCCTTATACCTGCGGTATCTATGAGAACAAAGTCTTTTCCTTCAAAGGAAAAGGGCACTTCTATAGCATCCCTTGTAGTTCCTGCAATTGGAGAGACTATAACTCTTTCCTCTTTTAGTATGGCGTTTATTAGAGATGACTTTCCCACGTTAGGTCTTCCCACGAAAGCTATGCGTATGCCTTCTATACTTTTCTCCTCACCCTCTGGAATAAGTTCTATAAGGCTATCAAGAAGCTCGCCTATACCCCTTC contains the following coding sequences:
- the dxs gene encoding 1-deoxy-D-xylulose-5-phosphate synthase, with translation MLERYELLREYGGPIDLKRYDYKELERLAEEVRDYLIEVTAKNGGHVAPGLGAVELTIALLRVFEPPKDVIIWDIGHQAYPWKILTDRKELFPTLRQYGGISGFLRREESPFDAFGAGHSSTSISAALGFRKAFDLLGEQDRYVVAVIGDGAMTAGMAFEALNNAGHLRPNRFIVILNDNEMSISPNVGAISTYLSKILSGHFVQETRQKVKHLLEHLGSPALRVMKLTEEFLKGLLSPGVLFEELGFNYIGPVNGHDLPALERTLENIKHIEGPVLLHVYTKKGKGYKPAENDPVTWHGVAPYKRESGEFIKKPSPPNWTSVFGKAIVELAEQDPNIVVITPAMKEGSGLVEFSQRFPERFFDVGIAEQHACTFAGGLAAGGLKPVACYYSTFLQRAYDQVIHDIALQNLHVVFAIDRGGLVGDDGPTHHGVFDLSYLRCIPNMVVSAPKDEQELRDLLYTALHHNGPFAIRYPRGPAYGVPTEGFHLIKVGSWELLKEGKDGVILGVGYTVYQALKASEELLREGIDFAVVNARFVKPMDEELLERLANTYDFFITVEDNVLMGGFGSGVLEWLAKRGYTKRVLTLGIPDRFIEHGNQNLLRNLVGIDAEGIKKKVLEFVKGRLLESGR
- the rgy gene encoding reverse gyrase produces the protein MIASSFKNLCPNCGGDISAERLELGLPCEKCMPSYGELCDSLVREGELKRLCHVEEELSSWEAHFESFLRSKPWSLQVSWAKRVFLGNSFGLLAPTGVGKTSFGLSMASYFAKKGKGSYVILPTKLLVEQVVQRLLNFGLKEEDILYFSEESKKQKELRKKRLLEGDFKVLVSTSMFLYKNHETIPKGFDFIFVDDVDSFLKTAKNIDKLLFLLGFEQEDIDLAMKLIRLKGVRNKKEEDWEGIKELSEKVKELSKKRRGVLVVSSATSNPRSNRIKLFRELLGFEVGTPTFYLRNVVDLYEDIETKPIEEWIRLLGKGGLLFVSSDRKKEFVDELVSYLQERGIRAVSYEKMDEEVLRDYEEGKIDLLVGIASYRNPLARGIDLPHVIRYALFYGVPKIVISLKFEKNLSHILWALMSLRGLIAKRMPNRLKEVDKWLESLRRYQYLSEDFLKDKPELVEKIDKLREDVSGFLLEEEVLELIQASEEITLRKTEEGYQIIVSDATGYLQASGRTSRMFAGGISKGISLVLVDDKRAFRHLIRKVKWFNEEIEFKAFREEEVKGLIKEVDTDREKIRKFLAGEEKPESKELLKPVLIVVESPNKAKTIANFFGKAVKRRVGDHELMETSAEDRYIMITASLGHVLDLNKEEGFHGVYMDGKPVPVYEAIEGKERIIESLRRMAMEAQEVLIATDPDTEGEKIGWDIALLLRAYNSNIRRMEFHEVTKKAIRKAIRESRDFDLNLVKAQILRRVADRWVGFEFSKLLQKAFGKQWLSAGRVQTPVLGWIIQREREYRQKVYKIVVPLDDGGRLRVDWSFESKEEAHTFYSMLSQIRVELIEERQELKNPPPPFSTDTMLKSASDVYRWSLPKTMSLAQTLFELGYITYHRTDSTRVSDYGIGLAKEYISEEFGEEYFHARVWGEGGAHECIRPTKGIDPEELRALFLSGQAEGLSKEHILLYELIFRQFMASQMKPVKLRVYKLHILADGREKEIEVPVEVLEDGWNRLIPLEVYKPILGSVDVSERKRLLSQPKAYLYTHGELVQEMKRRGIGRPSTYASIVEKLIERGYVIENKGFLIPTKLGKEVYSYLQSREEVHEFLKEEFTRRLEELMDKVEEGKEDYADILNDLYRSIIELDKKLEVV
- a CDS encoding AAA domain-containing protein, whose product is MENYNAIEPTEEDIKKLLDCYLSFLNLNSFNTFRVSNQKGRVFHISQEVFKSVIEELDERGKANLLKIVGSISGKQIETALKEFIRVNLIDENNPTLERKFGLAFAPFNVEDSEDSVIAFFYKLEFDEYKDALLVGEPVVNNYIEEKINKHKGEEYPIKKFLKKSNDVLNVLGIMLGIFESSSIIRLEPAINLTINLIFLSPYVRKLIKLIKPDKFTEFFDEDVSGSIFVFWYTDDVFTQRLRKDLERIKDSLEQKEIEEKLKKLWQKQVPAMADMDTFREYQLSFLEHELTDSQKKAYRRILAQDITAIEGPPGTGKTQLISTYCMDMLIHGKNVILTSTNNKAVDNIVNKLEKFDECMSNKLLTGRYLKGYMKYTSGGVLAEYIKKEILSAQHTQEEVKQNIKILEEQIAKLKSIIYNINRLTSLKEFIEKIINDIALTRENINLLSKELFLSTDKADNFNKDNLLTFSKLFLRLNRYYAYLPVISFFIKRSFFSYASEKGIKVLGQSDAKYLSCRDIYTRNMKIYEQLNEFLEFKDKLEGQEQEKAKITSEMEILNAEINKLCVELGLSEDECLKEAKKLLLIRTKELNYWKLQADKEFKEKLMNAITEIEKERLWSYTDQILKISPIIAVTALSSPKIAPPKVDLFDTAIVDEGGQTLFVYTLPVYLRAKKFVIVGDKHQLGPVISYGGNKIDKICSGLPTHLHFTKSATDTVEYIDDTKDEERRLREHFRCHRDIIEFCDVLCEYNLDIKTRTETYGFIESLPEELKHFFEKAVTFVNVEGNEEKDTFGSKKNRKEAEFIVSLLRKLKDYIPASDLGIITPYRAQSEYIRTMLRDFNNKPQIGTVHVLQGDERDIVIISAVCTSGKTLETSRLLNNKNLINVAVSRARKHLILVGKRSAFEEIRREDSPIAMLYRYVLDRGKLID